One window from the genome of Gimesia aquarii encodes:
- a CDS encoding AI-2E family transporter, whose protein sequence is MSTSLKPSDEQTSVITGCLMLLTIFAIAFVFYITKAVLIPFVIAIFIATIVTPLVDLLVLKWKLPHIVAISATLLLVLSSGFLLCLALIYSTQQVIQKAESQYSKNLGIFISSAFNTAKEVSDSDEPSKINSQDSREEESSEAAPSSIENPPPTVAEKPETSWFDKMGIDLNKLQMETTAYMKDALKSIAFSTMQTALSFTTTSFFVAIFVIFLLAGRNPHAVIKNVLYREIEQKIRSYISTKLIISLITGTLVGITLSLFGLELAFVFGILTFLLNFIPSVGSLIATLLPIPVAFAQFSGSPWTIAGVILIPGAIQMIIGNGIEPKIMGEGLELHPVTVLLALSFWTLLWGPIGAILAVPITAAIRIVLMRFESGRSAGNLMAGILPGESSSLA, encoded by the coding sequence ATGTCAACTTCATTGAAACCGTCGGATGAACAGACCAGTGTGATTACGGGCTGTCTAATGCTGCTCACGATCTTCGCAATTGCCTTTGTGTTCTATATCACGAAAGCTGTTTTGATTCCGTTCGTCATCGCCATTTTTATTGCGACGATCGTGACTCCCCTGGTTGATTTGCTCGTATTGAAATGGAAGCTGCCTCATATCGTTGCGATTTCCGCCACACTTTTGCTCGTATTGTCGTCCGGATTTTTACTCTGTCTGGCTTTGATCTACTCGACACAGCAGGTGATTCAAAAAGCAGAAAGTCAATACAGCAAAAATTTAGGGATTTTTATTAGCTCGGCTTTCAATACTGCGAAAGAAGTCAGTGATTCTGATGAGCCATCCAAGATCAATAGTCAAGATTCTCGCGAGGAAGAATCTTCAGAAGCCGCTCCGTCTTCTATTGAAAATCCTCCACCGACAGTGGCAGAAAAACCGGAGACCAGTTGGTTCGATAAAATGGGCATCGATTTGAATAAGCTACAAATGGAAACGACCGCATATATGAAAGATGCTTTGAAATCAATTGCCTTTAGTACCATGCAAACGGCACTCAGTTTTACAACCACCTCATTTTTCGTTGCGATTTTTGTGATCTTTTTGCTGGCAGGACGTAATCCTCATGCTGTCATCAAGAACGTACTTTACCGAGAAATCGAACAAAAGATTCGCAGTTATATCTCAACCAAACTCATCATTTCTCTGATCACCGGTACGCTTGTCGGTATTACACTTTCATTGTTTGGCTTAGAGCTGGCGTTCGTCTTTGGAATTCTGACATTCCTATTGAATTTTATTCCTTCTGTCGGATCTTTAATCGCAACCTTATTACCAATCCCTGTTGCTTTTGCACAATTTTCCGGCAGTCCCTGGACGATTGCCGGTGTGATCTTAATTCCCGGTGCCATTCAAATGATTATCGGGAATGGCATTGAACCTAAAATCATGGGAGAAGGCCTCGAACTGCACCCCGTAACCGTTCTGCTGGCGCTTTCCTTCTGGACACTGCTCTGGGGACCAATTGGCGCCATCCTCGCTGTTCCTATCACAGCCGCCATTCGCATTGTGCTCATGCGGTTCGAATCGGGACGATCAGCCGGTAATCTCATGGCAGGCATTCTACCTGGTGAATCCTCGTCGCTTGCTTAA
- a CDS encoding right-handed parallel beta-helix repeat-containing protein gives MKSKFVSMLCLIPLSLLGLYLLSDDDSRILLSQEQVVKRKPTSCKTVLDYGVRGDGKTDDTAAIQKMVNASAGSLWFPRGRYRLTKPIVIDLNKVGPTSISGDGTATILMEGAGPAFLFKGTHGGTASPKTVNPVVWEKERTPMVDGIEIVGKHPEAIGVAATKTMQITITRLVVRRALHGIHLYERNRNVAIDDCHLYENEGVGIYLDKLNLHQVNISDSHISYNKGGGIVVRESEIRNIQIGNCDIEGNMGQETPPTANILFDVSKGSLREGAIFGCTIQHTHNAPDSANVRFVGNGPQDPRKVGNFAIADNSMSDVAVNIHLKHARGVTITGNTLWQAYEHNLLIEDSSYIVLGANLLDRNPDYRAKTKDANVFQDCSDCTLNGLNIRETREVRAGLILENCERMNITNCSLSECENGGILFKNVKQSRISDCLITEGSNHFAIRVNGGGQNQITDNLVSGTVEIEEGTTATNNNVSIK, from the coding sequence ATGAAATCCAAATTCGTTTCCATGCTTTGTTTGATTCCGCTCTCACTACTCGGTCTTTATCTGCTTTCAGATGACGATTCCCGAATTTTGCTGAGTCAAGAACAAGTTGTGAAGCGCAAGCCAACCAGTTGTAAGACTGTACTCGACTACGGCGTACGCGGTGATGGTAAAACAGACGACACAGCGGCCATACAGAAGATGGTGAATGCCTCTGCTGGCTCATTGTGGTTTCCGCGTGGCCGCTATCGATTAACAAAACCAATTGTCATTGATTTAAACAAGGTCGGTCCGACTTCTATTTCGGGTGACGGCACAGCAACGATTTTGATGGAAGGTGCCGGCCCTGCTTTTTTGTTTAAAGGAACTCATGGCGGCACGGCAAGTCCGAAAACTGTAAACCCGGTTGTCTGGGAAAAAGAAAGGACGCCGATGGTGGATGGCATCGAAATCGTGGGAAAACACCCGGAGGCAATTGGAGTTGCTGCGACGAAGACAATGCAGATCACGATTACACGGCTGGTTGTACGACGTGCCTTACACGGAATTCATTTGTACGAACGAAATCGAAATGTTGCCATTGACGACTGTCATCTGTATGAAAATGAAGGAGTCGGAATTTATCTGGACAAGCTGAATTTGCATCAGGTCAATATTTCTGATTCGCACATCAGTTACAACAAAGGTGGTGGGATTGTCGTTCGGGAAAGCGAAATTCGTAATATTCAGATTGGAAATTGCGATATTGAAGGCAACATGGGGCAAGAAACCCCACCAACGGCTAATATTTTGTTCGATGTCTCTAAGGGCTCTTTGCGAGAAGGGGCTATTTTTGGTTGTACGATTCAACACACACATAATGCACCCGATTCCGCTAACGTGCGTTTTGTCGGCAACGGTCCACAAGACCCCCGTAAGGTTGGAAATTTTGCGATTGCTGACAATTCCATGAGCGATGTCGCTGTCAACATTCACCTGAAACATGCCCGTGGTGTGACGATTACCGGCAATACACTCTGGCAGGCCTATGAACACAATCTGCTGATTGAAGATTCTTCCTATATCGTATTGGGAGCAAATCTACTCGACCGCAACCCTGACTACCGAGCCAAGACAAAAGATGCCAATGTCTTCCAGGACTGTAGCGATTGCACCTTGAACGGTTTGAATATCAGAGAGACGCGGGAAGTCAGAGCGGGTTTGATTCTTGAAAATTGTGAGAGAATGAACATCACAAACTGCTCCTTGAGCGAGTGCGAGAACGGCGGTATTCTCTTTAAGAATGTGAAGCAGTCTCGCATCTCCGATTGTTTAATCACCGAGGGCTCTAATCACTTTGCGATTCGCGTGAACGGAGGAGGCCAAAATCAGATCACTGACAATCTGGTATCTGGCACTGTCGAGATTGAAGAGGGCACAACCGCCACAAACAATAATGTCTCGATCAAATGA
- the rsgA gene encoding ribosome small subunit-dependent GTPase A, translating to MAKKKGKKIRIAFKKNRQKKVRKNKLSSHRVDEQIDSQYMDLTERLSGKGDLTRHRTVMGVEQETQDGTAIVIDIDESTCLKGRVIQSQGLNSIVQSEEGTRYDCTVRRLVRTMSRDDRNAVVAGDHVLIRPEGDENQAVIERVEPRRSSLSRGSKRREHILVSNIDQAVIVVSADDPPLKPSLIDRFLISSEKGNIHSIICINKIDLVDPIEFQPLIGVYAQMGYDIVLTSIVDGTGISRLRSLLKGKQSVFSGQSGVGKSSLLNQIDSRLTLETAEISQENRKGRHTTRSAVLLEIESGGWVVDTPGIRQLELWDVIPEEVEGFFRDFCPFIPQCRFPDCSHTHETGCGVKRAVANDFISRQRYQSYLKIISGDEPRPVYHQT from the coding sequence GTGGCTAAGAAAAAAGGGAAAAAAATCCGGATTGCGTTTAAGAAAAATCGCCAGAAGAAAGTCCGAAAGAATAAACTCTCCAGCCACCGAGTCGATGAGCAAATCGATTCTCAATACATGGATTTAACCGAACGGCTATCAGGTAAAGGCGACCTGACTCGTCACCGTACCGTGATGGGAGTGGAACAGGAAACCCAAGACGGCACCGCGATCGTTATCGACATTGACGAAAGTACCTGTCTCAAAGGTCGGGTTATCCAGTCTCAAGGATTGAACTCAATCGTACAGTCAGAAGAGGGAACTCGATATGACTGCACAGTCCGACGGCTCGTCAGAACCATGTCACGCGATGATCGTAATGCCGTGGTTGCCGGTGACCATGTTTTAATCAGGCCAGAAGGAGATGAAAATCAGGCTGTCATCGAACGAGTAGAGCCAAGACGTTCTTCTCTCTCAAGAGGTAGCAAACGCCGGGAGCATATCCTCGTCAGTAATATCGATCAAGCAGTGATTGTTGTTTCTGCCGATGACCCTCCTCTTAAACCCTCACTCATCGACCGCTTCCTGATCAGCTCGGAAAAGGGCAACATTCATTCGATTATCTGCATCAACAAAATTGATCTGGTTGATCCGATCGAATTTCAACCACTGATCGGCGTGTACGCTCAGATGGGTTACGATATTGTGTTAACAAGTATTGTCGATGGGACGGGGATTTCGCGACTCCGCTCATTGCTCAAAGGGAAACAATCTGTATTTTCTGGACAAAGCGGTGTCGGAAAGTCGTCTTTACTGAATCAGATTGACAGTCGGTTAACTTTGGAAACTGCTGAGATCAGCCAGGAGAATCGGAAAGGGCGACATACCACACGCTCAGCAGTCTTACTGGAAATCGAAAGCGGGGGTTGGGTTGTAGATACACCCGGTATCCGGCAGCTAGAGTTGTGGGATGTGATTCCAGAAGAGGTTGAAGGTTTCTTTCGTGACTTTTGTCCCTTTATCCCGCAATGTCGCTTCCCGGATTGTTCGCATACACATGAAACCGGATGTGGTGTAAAACGTGCGGTCGCCAACGATTTCATATCCCGGCAGCGCTACCAAAGCTATTTGAAAATTATTAGCGGCGATGAACCGCGGCCCGTTTATCATCAAACGTGA
- a CDS encoding FHA domain-containing protein, with the protein MLGELNPCGGGDPIPLLSEVLLIGRRSRCDITLKFPNVSSHHCQLEFINGYWRVRDMNSRNGIKVNGERCDMKWLLPGDQLSIAKHEFEINYTPQSDEPPPEEDDPFELSLMEKAGLVSPESRPRRPMAPPAQKPKEIELPQDESEMTEDELGLKFLIDLDDEQSDS; encoded by the coding sequence ATGTTAGGTGAGTTAAACCCTTGTGGAGGTGGCGACCCAATTCCGCTACTTTCCGAAGTCCTGCTGATTGGCCGCCGTAGTCGATGTGATATCACGTTGAAGTTCCCCAATGTTTCTTCACATCATTGCCAATTGGAGTTTATCAACGGCTATTGGCGTGTGCGGGATATGAACAGCCGCAACGGGATTAAAGTCAATGGCGAGCGGTGTGACATGAAATGGTTACTTCCTGGAGATCAACTTTCAATTGCCAAGCACGAATTTGAAATCAATTATACTCCTCAATCCGATGAACCACCGCCTGAAGAAGATGACCCCTTTGAATTGAGCCTGATGGAAAAAGCGGGCCTGGTGAGTCCTGAATCCCGACCGCGTCGACCGATGGCACCTCCCGCCCAGAAGCCAAAAGAGATTGAATTACCTCAAGATGAATCGGAAATGACCGAGGACGAACTCGGTTTGAAATTTCTCATTGACCTGGATGACGAGCAGAGTGATTCATGA
- the ilvB gene encoding biosynthetic-type acetolactate synthase large subunit, which translates to MATANEKNTQTKTINGAEILVQALIRQGVKTIFAYPGGCSMPLHQALIKNKEDIRTILPRHEQGGGFAAQGIARTTGEVGVCMATSGPGATNLVTALADAKLDSIPMVAITGQVPQAVIGSDAFQETPMVEISRAITKHHYMVTDVNDVARIVKEAFFIANTGRPGPVLIDFPKDCQLATLDEEPDYDPETYLPGYRPELRKAAPEQIRQILAAIKRSKKPILYVGGGAIISDVSEELIKFAHRTQIPVTTTVMGLGVFPGDDPLCLDMLGMHGTVYANYAVNEADLLLAFGVRFDDRVTGKLEEFAKHGKIVHVDIDPSELHKNKEAHIPINADLKNVLEALNATITDDDLPEVDQWLAKVNEWKEKYPLKYPELGDVLSQQYAIHELCNQTKAKDPYITVGVGQHQMWAAQFYKFQKPRRWLSSSGLGTMGFGLPAAMGVQAQFPNDLVVDIDGDGSMLMNVQEMATLHTEKLPVKILLLNNQHLGMVVQWEDRFMDGRRAHTYLGPVHHPEAEGKGDGSHAEATYPDFVSIAKGFGLQARQVRSKAEYPEALAEMLASDGPYLLDVICSYQEHVLPMIPSGGTVNDIITE; encoded by the coding sequence GTGGCCACTGCCAACGAAAAAAATACGCAAACTAAGACTATCAATGGAGCTGAGATTCTGGTTCAGGCATTGATTCGGCAGGGCGTGAAGACCATCTTTGCTTATCCTGGTGGTTGTAGCATGCCACTGCATCAAGCATTGATCAAAAATAAAGAAGACATCCGAACGATCCTTCCCCGCCACGAGCAAGGAGGCGGATTCGCCGCGCAGGGAATTGCCCGTACCACGGGTGAGGTTGGCGTTTGTATGGCGACCAGTGGACCTGGTGCGACTAATTTGGTAACGGCTCTGGCAGATGCCAAACTCGACAGTATTCCCATGGTCGCTATTACCGGGCAGGTTCCTCAGGCAGTCATTGGAAGTGATGCCTTCCAGGAAACTCCCATGGTGGAAATCTCACGTGCGATTACCAAACACCACTATATGGTGACCGATGTGAATGACGTTGCCCGTATTGTGAAAGAGGCATTTTTTATTGCCAATACGGGTCGTCCCGGACCGGTTCTAATAGACTTCCCCAAAGACTGTCAATTGGCCACACTCGATGAAGAGCCAGACTACGATCCCGAAACCTACCTGCCCGGTTATCGACCGGAATTGAGAAAGGCAGCTCCCGAACAGATTCGCCAGATTCTGGCAGCCATCAAACGTTCAAAAAAACCAATTCTCTATGTTGGTGGCGGCGCGATTATTTCAGATGTGTCTGAAGAACTAATCAAGTTCGCTCATCGTACACAAATTCCGGTGACAACCACCGTCATGGGATTGGGTGTTTTTCCGGGAGACGATCCCTTGTGTCTCGACATGCTTGGCATGCATGGGACGGTTTACGCGAACTATGCGGTTAACGAAGCTGATTTGTTATTAGCGTTCGGCGTTCGTTTCGATGATCGTGTCACCGGAAAACTGGAAGAGTTTGCTAAACATGGCAAGATTGTGCATGTTGATATCGATCCTTCCGAATTACATAAAAACAAGGAAGCACACATTCCCATCAATGCTGATCTGAAAAATGTTCTGGAAGCATTGAATGCTACCATCACCGATGATGATTTGCCTGAAGTTGATCAATGGTTGGCAAAGGTGAACGAGTGGAAAGAAAAGTACCCGCTGAAGTATCCTGAACTCGGCGATGTTCTCTCGCAGCAGTATGCGATTCACGAACTTTGTAATCAAACCAAAGCGAAAGATCCTTACATCACCGTAGGTGTGGGACAGCATCAAATGTGGGCGGCTCAATTCTATAAGTTTCAGAAGCCCCGCCGTTGGCTCAGCAGTTCTGGCTTGGGAACTATGGGCTTTGGCTTGCCTGCTGCGATGGGGGTTCAAGCGCAGTTCCCGAACGATTTGGTTGTTGACATTGACGGTGATGGATCCATGTTGATGAACGTGCAGGAAATGGCAACTCTCCATACAGAAAAGTTGCCTGTCAAAATCCTGCTGCTCAATAATCAGCATTTGGGAATGGTGGTTCAATGGGAAGACCGTTTCATGGATGGGCGTCGAGCTCACACCTATCTCGGTCCCGTGCATCACCCGGAAGCAGAGGGTAAGGGCGATGGCTCGCATGCCGAAGCGACGTATCCCGATTTTGTCTCCATTGCAAAAGGCTTTGGTTTGCAGGCACGACAGGTGCGCTCCAAAGCAGAGTACCCGGAAGCACTCGCCGAAATGCTTGCTTCAGACGGTCCTTATCTCCTGGATGTCATTTGCAGTTATCAAGAACATGTTCTGCCTATGATTCCCAGTGGTGGCACAGTCAACGATATCATTACTGAGTAA